GGGAGGTTTTCTGCGTTGGAATGCTTTACGTTAAGAATACAGGGGGGAATTATAAAATATtggaaattataaatatattctttttgtaATCCAAAAATGGAGAAGCATTTGCACGGGGAGAGTAGTAGCATATCacgacaaaataaaatattacaacaGACAtgtgattatttattaatttttcagaCAAGGATTTTATTAAACCACGAAAGGTATGTGATTTTCTGGAGAGGAAAAGCTCTTGTGATTCTCATCATGAAATCATGaccggttgtttttcaaaattccgGTGAGAGTGCTGCCTGCAACTAGCCCAGTATTCAGCTACAAGTTTAGAGAAGGAGGAGCTCGTTTCCAGTAGCTTTGTCGGTTCATCATACTCCAGCAATTTCCctgcaaataaaaacaaaatccctCCTCACATGTCAAGCTCATTTGATGTGTGAGTGCTAGTCCAAAGAATATATATTGGGATTTATGTTGTGATTAGATGGAAGCTTACCATAAGAGAGAACCATAACCATGTCACTATCTATAACAGTCGGAACTCTATGAGCTACTGTGATCACTGTGCAATCTGAGAATTCTCGCCTGATAATTCTTTGTAGAACAGCATCAGTAGCAGAATCAATGGAAGCAGTAGCTTCATCAAGAACTAgaattctatttctttttagaaGGACTCTTCCCAGGCAAAATAGCTGTCGTTGCCCTGCGCTCCAATTCTCGCCTTCATCGCTCACTGTCAGATCAAACAAATTAGGCCAAGTTGAGAGTTTGCAACTTTAGTTTTCATTTTTCCCCTCTTTTTGATCTTGTTGGATTTTTAAATGGATAATGCATGCATGGTAGCTATCTACATAACACCTTATGAAAATCATAGTGACAGAATGAGATTCTTTGATGAAAAAACCTGAGGAGTCCAGCAGATGAGGAAGGCTGCTGATTGTTGCCTTCAGCTGACACTTATCCAAAGCCTGCAAGCAAAGAACTTGTTGTTATTGATACGCAGACCAGTCTTTTTATGAGGTTTCACCatagaaaaatatagaaaaaaacttgaaacgAGGCTGAAATCAGTTGCCTTCACCTCCCATATTTCCTTATCAGAGTGAAGTCCTAAAGGATCCAAGTTAGTTCGAATGCTTCCCCTGAAAAGAGTTGGCTCTTGAGGAATGATGCTGAGCTTCATCCTCAGATCCTTCAGACCCATAGAACATATGTCGAGTCCATCGATAAGAATCTTCCCACTTTCAGGCTCTACTAACCGAAACAAAGCACTTATCAGAGTAGTTTTTCCACTTCCAGTCCTCCCCACAACTCCTACTCTTGTTCCTTCCTTGAATGTGCAGTTGATTCCTTTGAGAACTAGCGGAGCATTTGGACGGTATCTAATCTGAATCAAATAGTGAAGGAGAATCAGATTTTTAAGTATCCGaaatatcaaaaatttattCCATCTACAATATACTCGAGCTCTTACCTTCAGCTCTTGAAGCTCTATCCTGCCGCTAGAGGGCCATGAAGATGGTGGCCTCTTGTCCTCAACAACAGCAGGAGGCTCGGGTGGTATGTTCATGAACTGTTTAATGCGTTCTACTGAGATTATGTAATTCGCCAAGTTGCAATACCATCGTGTCATGAACACTTGAGTGCCAGTTAGTGAGAGTGCATAAGACAACGAAAGCCCCACGAGTCCTGCAGACCAAATGTTGAAGCTAATGTAGCATCTCATCTTTTGCCAACACTGtaataatatctataaaaaCTAGGTTGTTTCTATTCACGCAATGCTACCTGGAGGTACATAGCCCTTTGGGAGTAAAATTAGGAGAAGAGCAGCGGTGAATAAGGTTATATTCTGGATTGCCTCTGTTCTTATGACTAGCCATTCCATGGCTCCATTAGAATGGAAGAATAGCACAGCATCATTGTCTACAAGCTTTAGATAGTTTTGGAAGAACCTGTCCACCATCTTAAAAGCTCTTATTGTGACAACACCAAGTGATGTCTCTGCTGCATAATTCATAACTGGAGCCTTTGTTGTTCCATTGATTCTTATTAGTTCCCTTGCAGAAGCTAAATAATATCCCTTTTCAGAAGAAACAGAAGATAAGAGGCAATCAGCTCACCATCCAGATAGGGAAAAAAAGGATAGAAAGTAGCCATGTGAAAATTGTATTGTACCTGAACGTATTTTGAAGCTACCATAGCAAGGACGGCTACTATTAGAATTTGCCATGTGACTGAGGCCATAATTCCTATAGTTGCAAGAAGCTCTGTCAGAGGAGCCGCCACAAAGATGAAGGCAAAAGGAATGTCAAAATCCAGAACACTCAGGTCTGATGAAGCCtggaaaatgaaattattagtcaaaaatacaaaataaactgTGATTgcataaaacaatatataaaggATCTCAAGTTCACTTTAAAAGGAAATGGTCTTACACGAGTCAGAATCCTTCCAACGGGGGTAGAGTCGAAGAAGAGCATGGGAGCTTTGAAAATTGCGTTGGTGAAACCAGAGAAGAAGGTTTTAGAAGCTTTTAACCCCAGACATGCAGAAGAAAAGGACCTCCCATACACAAAGACAGCACTGAGTGTTGAAATCAGAGTGTAAATTCCAATCAAGAAGCCACTACTAATGTTGGGAATTTGGATGGCAAATGCTAGCCAGTAAGTTGCAGCTGCCTGAAAAGCAACAAAGCCACATTGACTAAGAATGCTTAGGCATAAAAGAGGTATTCCCTTTGAGACAGTGAGATAATCGAGGAATGGCTTCCATCCAGCATCGCCagtctccttctcttcttcttctgttagCTGTGCTCCTGGCACGCTTTTCACCGTAATCTCCCCTTCACTGTTTTCTTTAGCAGGACCAGACAGATGAGACTCGTCCGATCGAACCATGTCTACCTTCACAGATTCCCCTTGATTTTCGTTGCTTAAAGGACCCAATAATGTCATTGAATCTTTATGCGCATTAATAAGCTGTTCGAATGCCGTTCCTGCCATCAAGAGCTCCTCGTAGCTTCCTGATTGTGTAATTTTTCCACCTTCCATGACCTACAAAAAAGCCATATCCTTGTTATTCAAAAAACAGGAATCATGTGTTGATAAAACAAAAGTCTAAGCTGGCATATTGATGTACACTCCCTTACAAGAATTCTGTCTACTGCTGCGAGGAACTCCACTTGGTGAGTCACTAGTATTACAGTCTTCTTTTCTAAAGCAGTCATGACACAGTCCTGCAATTACAGCTTTGACATTGAGTAAAACTAGGAAGTTTACAGATTGTATTTCTTGAATTTGAGAAGGTGTCATGTTATTCTATCTATTTTTGGATCAAAAGCAACACAAGAAGTATATAATTCCAAGTAGTTCTATCTTACATTAAATAGAATTGAGGCAGTATGTGCATCTACTGCACTAAAAGGATCATCAAGGAGATAAATATCAGCATCATTGTAGACAGCCCGAGCAAGTTGAATCCTCTGCTTTTGGCCACCACTCATATTAAGCCCTCTCTGGCCTATTTCTGTGAGGTCTCCATACCGAAAACTACTGATATCCTTGTCCAAAGCACAAACTTTTATAGCTTTCTCATATCTTGCTTGGTCCATTGGCTTTCCATAGAGTATGTTGTCACGAACCGTTCCACTTTGGATCCAAGAAGTTTGAGAAACATAGGCAATGGATCCCGTCACATCAACCTGATCGCAACCAGAGAAGAAAGTTAGAAAACGCAAACATAATGTACTATTGCAAGTGATGACAATTACTGTCTGTTCAGCAGCTTACAGTTTCTGATAGTTTAGGTATCTCTCCGAGTATAGCATATAGGAGTGATGATTTCCCAGCCCCAACTGGCCCACAAACTGCAATTTTCTGCCCTGGTTTTACATCCAAGTTTACTTCTCTCAGTGTTGGCGTATTTGATTCAGGATCCCAGCTGAATTCACCTTCTTGAATTGTTACGCTTCGATCAGAATTCAGTGTCTGGGTTTTCTTGATATTGTCATCCTTGAGCTCATCATCAAGCAGAAAGTTATTGATTCTATCAAAAGAGACCTTGACTTGGATCATGACTGAAAGAGCCTCGGGAATCATTCTGACAGGCTCTCCCATGCCTCTTAGAGTCGCAAGAACTGTGAAGATGGTGCTAGCATTTAATGGAGCACTCCCAAAAAGGGCACATCCCAAGAAGACAACAGAAGAAATGATTGTTGGAGACATCCAATACAAAAGCGTACCATAAGCCTTCTTAAACTGCATTTCTGCCAACCATTTGAATTCCTTATCTCGGTGGGATTccatcaaattcttgaagttctCTTCCCAAGATTGTAACTTGATGATTTTCATGCTGTTCAAGATCTCAGAAGTAGCCCTGAGTCGTTCATCCTGTGAGATCATCAACTCTGATTGACACTTTTGAAGCATTCTTGCAAATGGCACATTAAGAAGACCGCAAAGGAGGAGGGGGACTAATCCAGTAAGAGCACCAAGACCAACAACGAAGAAAAGGACACCAATTGATAGAAAGAGTTGCAATGCCAGACTCCATGTTGAATGAAACCACCAAGGAAATTCTCCCATACGATAGGCATCAACTGCAACGTAATTTACAATCTCACCAGTCGAgtgtcttcttcttcctaaaCTTGAAAGCTTGAGTTGCTTTTTGTATATCGCCACCATTAAGCCTGATCTCATTCTCATGCCTGATTGTCTTGAATAGAAGAAGCAATGCCTCTGAGACAGTGACTCGACTACCTTCACAAGAATTAGACCTCCAACAATGGAAAGACCTTGATGCAGATTCTGCTCCtcaaaatttgaataatttacAAAGGCATAGAGCACAAGAGGAAGTGCTACTACTGCCAGTGTCCTTAAAAAAGCACATAAACCTAcagaaatattttctttgaaatgtaTTTTTGCCACAGCCTGAAGAACCAAGTTCTTAGTGCTGTTCGAACTCTTTTCCCGTACAAGGGAATCCCATGTAGAAGCAAATCTTTGATAGGCTGCATTGGCCTCATCCTCGGGTACTAAAGAAGGGATGTCTTCACGATCTAATGGTTTTGTGTAGCCTAAGGCAAGCAAAGGACTAATCCACGAAAAGGTCAATCTGCTAAGAAAACTGGCCCTGTATAGTTTTGATCGGTTCTTTTCATCCTTCCCTCCTAATAGAGGTTCTGACAGACTCTTGTCCGGGGTTTGGAGACAAGCAAAATGATTCGAGTTTCTAAAGGCAGAAAATACAAGTAAGAAATTGACAAGCCAAGGAAACACGTCAAGAACCTGAATACTACGTTCTCTAGCCAAAGTTTCAATGTTTAGAGCTGAAACCAGCAAAGAGAAAGACACCCACCAGATTCTAACAACAACTCTGGTCCATTTGGATTTTCTAACAAGCAATGAAACTGCCAACGAAACCCAGACTAGTCCTCTAGCAAGGTAAACCAACCAGAGAAAACCATCAAATAATCTATCCTTTCCAGCTATCAGATCCCACAATCCAACACCAGTGTAGCcaatgctaataaaaaaacagagggaTGAAACAAACACAGAAATCCAGTCCCTTCTATTGCCGCCACTAACTTGATAGCTTTTCGTGATGAAACCTACAAGCAAAGACAGATAGAAGACACCTAGGAATAACAGATTTGTAACATCTATGATGATTCCTTGTGTGCAAGGAGAACCAAAATCAAGTTTCCCTCCACCAATCCTGGAAAGTTCCCCTGCATAATAAAATAGGAACTGTCATGTAAGTATCTTTGTAAACTTTTACATAAAAAAGTAACATAACACAAGAACAGCAACTTTAAGAACTGGAAACAGAACATTAAAGCAACATGTATAGCTGCTACATGCTAAGGTACTGCCTCAAGTTTCAACTATAACACGCATAGGAGAACAAATAAGTTATGTGTATAGTTGAGTGTTTCCATTCTTTGACCAACGTAAATGAACTGATGTAAATATTCCAGAATCTTAACAACCGCTTGACACACACAGACATGTTTAAAGACGAGCAAAGGCAATGACATGTGGTaatgaaaatcaagagaatagCGTATTACCGAGTGAACACTCCGAGAGAGCCATTAATGCAGGAGTCCTTGTGTTGCTTCCTTTGAAATTGCAGCCAGCAGGTATGATCTCTTGTAAATGGTAAGCTAAGGCTGCGTCGTAGCTAATCAATTTAACGATATtgacttttttataaaacaaatatattataatagaaatagtttttaatatttaatatttagttatattTGATTGTTAAgtatagagtaaaaaaaaagttttgaggaCAAAAATACtttggaaagaaaattataaattagttataattattaggatttttattgtattaaaatattatttttaaatatttgtggTCAATGCCTTATTAATActggatattaattaaaattgttgagactgaaatatattatattttttataaaatgaagtaATTATTCTAATAAGTAAAGATGAGGAATACAAGAAACTAATAAGTTGTTGTTTGTTAAATGGCATGTACACTAAACTAACTCACATgaagattttatataaagagATCATGAGtgtctataaaaaaattcatgtgatAATTATGTaagtaatttttagatttaaaattactaagttatcttatataacaAAAGCGATGCATGAGCTATTGCaggaaactatatatttttcttcgttaattttattctttttatttttttatttttctattcaatattattatgctttttaaaaaaatgttcctatttaaataaatatctttcttagtttattttttgtattcaaTATAACTagggttttctagttttatatatatatatatatatatatatatatataatatatatatatatataaaaggttacAATAGCAGTTTCGTCAGTTTCGCAAGTGGACGCTTGAAgggataaaaattgaatattgtGGATGTCTCTCACTACCAGATTTAATAGATTTACCAACGGAACTTTCTATCGGTACTTACTCTCACAAtccatttgtatttattttactgAAGGGATCGTAGACGGAAACAATTCGTCAGAAAAACCCTCGTCggtaatttataatttgttggtGAGTTCATTGATATTAAAGTTATCAATGGATTTACAAACGGACAAAGCGTGCCATAAACAAAAATCTACATGCTTCATCCATGCTATACATATCATATTTTCTATCATGGTATCATCATGAGCAACATATGGTTCTCCGTGTGCATATCAACACCTATATTTCTCCATGAACCTTTTTCTTGtaaaagatgcatcattacaacatctagatcaaaaaatgttttatgtTTACACTGATTGTATAATCATCTAATACCGCCACCACTAATATTTCTCAGATTAGATAGTGCGTAATCAATAAAACCTTGAACCTTATTACAATAATACATCATCTACAACCCTTGAGGTGAATCTCAATGCATTCATGAATGATCAtccattacttatatcaaacatatataaaaaaatgatgacaacatgtattaattaactacatTACCTATATAAATGTggaaaaatattggtttaactCAAATTTATTCAATCTCTTTTAATAGttctcttaattcattatcaattatctacataaatttaaatttctacaTATTTACCAAAAATTACAACTCAACAATAAAActgactaaaaatataaaatgaacttattaaataagtcattatttatttcatcacaaaacaccaaaattaaaaattcaaca
This region of Populus alba chromosome 3, ASM523922v2, whole genome shotgun sequence genomic DNA includes:
- the LOC118030988 gene encoding ABC transporter C family member 8 isoform X1, which encodes MALSECSLGELSRIGGGKLDFGSPCTQGIIIDVTNLLFLGVFYLSLLVGFITKSYQVSGGNRRDWISVFVSSLCFFISIGYTGVGLWDLIAGKDRLFDGFLWLVYLARGLVWVSLAVSLLVRKSKWTRVVVRIWWVSFSLLVSALNIETLARERSIQVLDVFPWLVNFLLVFSAFRNSNHFACLQTPDKSLSEPLLGGKDEKNRSKLYRASFLSRLTFSWISPLLALGYTKPLDREDIPSLVPEDEANAAYQRFASTWDSLVREKSSNSTKNLVLQAVAKIHFKENISVGLCAFLRTLAVVALPLVLYAFVNYSNFEEQNLHQGLSIVGGLILVKVVESLSQRHCFFYSRQSGMRMRSGLMVAIYKKQLKLSSLGRRRHSTGEIVNYVAVDAYRMGEFPWWFHSTWSLALQLFLSIGVLFFVVGLGALTGLVPLLLCGLLNVPFARMLQKCQSELMISQDERLRATSEILNSMKIIKLQSWEENFKNLMESHRDKEFKWLAEMQFKKAYGTLLYWMSPTIISSVVFLGCALFGSAPLNASTIFTVLATLRGMGEPVRMIPEALSVMIQVKVSFDRINNFLLDDELKDDNIKKTQTLNSDRSVTIQEGEFSWDPESNTPTLREVNLDVKPGQKIAVCGPVGAGKSSLLYAILGEIPKLSETVDVTGSIAYVSQTSWIQSGTVRDNILYGKPMDQARYEKAIKVCALDKDISSFRYGDLTEIGQRGLNMSGGQKQRIQLARAVYNDADIYLLDDPFSAVDAHTASILFNDCVMTALEKKTVILVTHQVEFLAAVDRILVMEGGKITQSGSYEELLMAGTAFEQLINAHKDSMTLLGPLSNENQGESVKVDMVRSDESHLSGPAKENSEGEITVKSVPGAQLTEEEEKETGDAGWKPFLDYLTVSKGIPLLCLSILSQCGFVAFQAAATYWLAFAIQIPNISSGFLIGIYTLISTLSAVFVYGRSFSSACLGLKASKTFFSGFTNAIFKAPMLFFDSTPVGRILTRASSDLSVLDFDIPFAFIFVAAPLTELLATIGIMASVTWQILIVAVLAMVASKYVQGYYLASARELIRINGTTKAPVMNYAAETSLGVVTIRAFKMVDRFFQNYLKLVDNDAVLFFHSNGAMEWLVIRTEAIQNITLFTAALLLILLPKGYVPPGLVGLSLSYALSLTGTQVFMTRWYCNLANYIISVERIKQFMNIPPEPPAVVEDKRPPSSWPSSGRIELQELKVRARVYCRWNKFLIFRILKNLILLHYLIQIRYRPNAPLVLKGINCTFKEGTRVGVVGRTGSGKTTLISALFRLVEPESGKILIDGLDICSMGLKDLRMKLSIIPQEPTLFRGSIRTNLDPLGLHSDKEIWEALDKCQLKATISSLPHLLDSSVSDEGENWSAGQRQLFCLGRVLLKRNRILVLDEATASIDSATDAVLQRIIRREFSDCTVITVAHRVPTVIDSDMVMVLSYGKLLEYDEPTKLLETSSSFSKLVAEYWASCRQHSHRNFEKQPVMIS
- the LOC118030988 gene encoding ABC transporter C family member 8 isoform X2, whose amino-acid sequence is MALSECSLGELSRIGGGKLDFGSPCTQGIIIDVTNLLFLGVFYLSLLVGFITKSYQVSGGNRRDWISVFVSSLCFFISIGYTGVGLWDLIAGKDRLFDGFLWLVYLARGLVWVSLAVSLLVRKSKWTRVVVRIWWVSFSLLVSALNIETLARERSIQVLDVFPWLVNFLLVFSAFRNSNHFACLQTPDKSLSEPLLGGKDEKNRSKLYRASFLSRLTFSWISPLLALGYTKPLDREDIPSLVPEDEANAAYQRFASTWDSLVREKSSNSTKNLVLQAVAKIHFKENISVGLCAFLRTLAVVALPLVLYAFVNYSNFEEQNLHQGLSIVGGLILVKVVESLSQRHCFFYSRQSGMRMRSGLMVAIYKKQLKLSSLGRRRHSTGEIVNYVAVDAYRMGEFPWWFHSTWSLALQLFLSIGVLFFVVGLGALTGLVPLLLCGLLNVPFARMLQKCQSELMISQDERLRATSEILNSMKIIKLQSWEENFKNLMESHRDKEFKWLAEMQFKKAYGTLLYWMSPTIISSVVFLGCALFGSAPLNASTIFTVLATLRGMGEPVRMIPEALSVMIQVKVSFDRINNFLLDDELKDDNIKKTQTLNSDRSVTIQEGEFSWDPESNTPTLREVNLDVKPGQKIAVCGPVGAGKSSLLYAILGEIPKLSETVDVTGSIAYVSQTSWIQSGTVRDNILYGKPMDQARYEKAIKVCALDKDISSFRYGDLTEIGQRGLNMSGGQKQRIQLARAVYNDADIYLLDDPFSAVDAHTASILFNDCVMTALEKKTVILVTHQVEFLAAVDRILVMEGGKITQSGSYEELLMAGTAFEQLINAHKDSMTLLGPLSNENQGESVKVDMVRSDESHLSGPAKENSEGEITVKSVPGAQLTEEEEKETGDAGWKPFLDYLTVSKGIPLLCLSILSQCGFVAFQAAATYWLAFAIQIPNISSGFLIGIYTLISTLSAVFVYGRSFSSACLGLKASKTFFSGFTNAIFKAPMLFFDSTPVGRILTRASSDLSVLDFDIPFAFIFVAAPLTELLATIGIMASVTWQILIVAVLAMVASKYVQGYYLASARELIRINGTTKAPVMNYAAETSLGVVTIRAFKMVDRFFQNYLKLVDNDAVLFFHSNGAMEWLVIRTEAIQNITLFTAALLLILLPKGYVPPGLVGLSLSYALSLTGTQVFMTRWYCNLANYIISVERIKQFMNIPPEPPAVVEDKRPPSSWPSSGRIELQELKIRYRPNAPLVLKGINCTFKEGTRVGVVGRTGSGKTTLISALFRLVEPESGKILIDGLDICSMGLKDLRMKLSIIPQEPTLFRGSIRTNLDPLGLHSDKEIWEALDKCQLKATISSLPHLLDSSVSDEGENWSAGQRQLFCLGRVLLKRNRILVLDEATASIDSATDAVLQRIIRREFSDCTVITVAHRVPTVIDSDMVMVLSYGKLLEYDEPTKLLETSSSFSKLVAEYWASCRQHSHRNFEKQPVMIS